A genomic window from Triticum urartu cultivar G1812 chromosome 7, Tu2.1, whole genome shotgun sequence includes:
- the LOC125519338 gene encoding disease resistance protein RGA5-like produces MPPSLRKDVALFQSELRCVQVAILCCDELEEPDVQTIIWADQLRDLAYDIEDWLSLVDDGTHDADTGTSSRFTRWFRRGVRRLTTVPDRLVIATEPRELWRRVLEVAERRKRYSYTLILGPQIGRAGSHYADPRLITSHADSASLVGMDGPRSEVVEMVTAAGSDGLKVVSIVGMAGSGKTTLAREVYGLVGEGFDCRASVRAGRSSDIAKVLGDMLFQVDRAYRGRAVGAYYVDMLISELADYFKDKRYLVMVDDVWSVQDWEIINECFPENNLGSRIITTTRIEAVANAAGDRVYRTRLLGEADAEALFSRTIFGSVGRCPPHFKDVSAQIMRKCGGLPLAIVSVGGLLASKAHTRDEFERSGLKWRENSELEGMTQIIKLSYNDLPPHLRPCLLHLSIFPDNHEIEIERLARRLTAEGLISECCYRDMEETATDYIYELIDRNLIQPSRLNHDGTHRSCIVHPVIHDFIVCMSTEDNFVALAHAQQKFVPRGYRTIRHMSLLNSGKYDQAAAQIDGAKVSRARSITVFAHTGGMPRLNYLSVLRVLDLEDCEGPLCLDGLCGLLLLRYLNLKGTDVSKLPAKIGELRCLETLDVRSTKVKELPPSILKMEMLKHLLAGNARLPTGIGMLRSVLTVSCSNIGMSADADILQELGEMASLRELELFCNLTQMSEDQKQVTFSSDGFKSLRKLSIRCNSPSVTFMTGALSKVRVLELKLEQRVLEKSRGVYGIEHLSHLKRMLMEFSQHDAGAAAAMAVVRKVVETVHPSCEVITVNIDN; encoded by the exons ATGCCGCCGTCGCTACGAAAGGACGTGGCCTTGTTCCAGTCCGAGCTTAGATGCGTCCAGGTTGCCATCCTCTGCTGCGACGAACTCGAGGAGCCCGACGTCCAGACCATCATCTGGGCCGACCAGCTCCGCGACCTAGCCTACGACATTGAGGACTGGCTCAGCCTCGTGGACGACGGCACCCACGACGCCGACACCGGCACCTCCTCTCGGTTCACCCGGTGGTTCCGCCGCGGCGTCCGAAGGCTCACCACCGTCCCCGACCGCCTCGTCATCGCCACCGAGCCGCGGGAACTCTGGAGGCGCGTCCTCGAGGTGGCCGAGCGGCGGAAGCGCTACAGCTACACCCTAATCCTAGGCCCGCAGATCGGCAGGGCGGGGTCCCATTACGCCGACCCACGGCTCATCACGAGCCACGCCGACAGCGCGAGTCTCGTCGGCATGGATGGGCCGCGGAGCGAGGTGGTGGAGATGGTTACTGCGGCGGGCTCGGACGGGCTGAAGGTGGTGTCCATCGTCGGCATGGCCGGCTCCGGGAAGACCACGCTTGCCAGGGAGGTGTATGGGCTGGTCGGTGAGGGGTTCGATTGCCGCGCGTCCGTACGGGCCGGCCGGAGCTCCGACATTGCCAAGGTGCTCGGCGATATGCTATTCCAAGTGGACCGCGCGTACAGAGGGCGAGCTGTTGGTGCCTATTATGTAGATATGTTGATTAGTGAGCTGGCGGATTATTTCAAAGACAAGAG GTATCTTGTCATGGTTGACGATGTATGGAGTGTTCAAGATTGGGAGATCATCAACGAGTGTTTTCCAGAGAACAATCTCGGTAGTCGGATAATCACCACGACAAGAATTGAGGCCGTTGCGAACGCCGCAGGTGACCGTGTTTATAGGACTCGCCTTCTCGGTGAAGCCGACGCCGAAGCATTGTTTTCCAGAACAATTTTTGGCAGTGTGGGTCGGTGCCCTCCCCATTTCAAGGATGTTTCAGCTCAGATCATGAGAAAGTGTGGGGGTTTGCCGCTCGCTATAGTGAGCGTGGGTGGCTTGTTAGCCAGCAAGGCGCACACAAGAGATGAGTTTGAGCGGTCTGGCCTGAAATGGCGGGAAAATTCAGAGCTAGAAGGGATGACACAAATCATCAAACTTAGCTACAACGATCTTCCTCCTCATCTCAGGCCATGCCTGTTGCATCTAAGCATATTTCCTGACAACCATGAGATTGAAATAGAGCGTCTTGCGAGGCGACTAACTGCAGAAGGGCTCATTAGTGAATGTTGTTACAGAGATATGGAGGAAACAGCGACAGACTACATATATGAGCTCATTGACAGAAACTTAATCCAGCCATCACGGCTGAACCATGATGGCACCCATCGGAGCTGCATTGTTCATCCAGTAATACATGATTTCATCGTGTGCATGTCCACAGAAGATAATTTTGTTGCTCTGGCTCATGCTCAACAGAAATTTGTCCCACGTGGCTATCGCACCATCCGACATATGTCTTTGTTGAACAGTGGTAAATATGACCAGGCTGCTGCACAAATCGATGGGGCGAAAGTTTCTCGTGCTCGCTCCATCACCGTATTTGCTCACACCGGTGGCATGCCTCGTCTGAATTATCTCAGTGTGCTACGAGTTCTGGACCTCGAAGACTGTGAAGGTCCACTGTGCCTCGATGGTCTCTGCGGATTGCTGCTACTGAGGTACTTGAACCTCAAGGGAACAGATGTCAGCAAGCTCCCAGCAAAGATTGGGGAGCTAAGATGCCTAGAGACACTGGATGTGAGATCCACAAAGGTAAAGGAGCTACCTCCCAGCATTCTCAAGATGGAAATGCTAAAGCATTTGCTTGCTGGGAATGCGAGGTTGCCGACTGGGATAGGCATGTTGAGGTCAGTGCTGACAGTTTCGTGCAGCAATATTGGGATGAGCGCCGATGCAGATATCCTTCAAGAGCTCGGTGAAATGGCAAGTTTGAGGGAACTGGAACTATTTTGTAATCTTACACAGATGTCTGAAGATCAGAAACAAGTTACATTTTCGAGTGATGGATTTAAGAGTCTTAGGAAGCTTTCCATTCGATGCAACTCGCCATCAGTGACCTTCATGACCGGCGCTCTATCGAAGGTTCGAGTGCTTGAGTTGAAGTTGGAACAACGCGTTTTGGAGAAGTCAAGAGGTGTGTATGGCATAGAGCATCTGTCACACTTGAAGCGCATGCTCATGGAGTTTTCACAGCATGATGCGGGTGCTGCAGCAGCAATGGCTGTAGTCAGGAAGGTTGTTGAGACGGTCCACCCTAGCTGTGAAGTGATCACCGTGAACATTGATAACTAG